In Bacillus thuringiensis, the DNA window ATCTTTAATGTTTAATAAACCAACCGGCTTATTATGTATACCAATTTGTGACCAACATACTACTTCAAATAGTTCTTCAAACGTTCCATATCCGCCTGGTAATGCAATGAAAGCATCCGCAAGCTCTGCCATTTTCGCTTTACGTTCATGCATCGTTTCTACTTCAATTAGTTCTGTTAACCCTGTATGAACAATTTCTCCTCGGAATAGACCGCGCGGCATAACACCTGTTACACGTCCGCCTAAACGAAGAACTTCATTCGCTACTTCTCCCATTAATCCAACGCATGAACCACCGTATACAAGCTCATAGTCGTTCTCAACAAACATTTTCCCTAACGCTATTGCCTGCTCTTTAAATTCTGGTCTCTCCCCTAAGTTGGAACCTGCAAACACACAAATCTTTCTCATTCCTACACCCCGAAACTATATATTGTTATGATACAATGAACATTGTACAACATATTGAAGGGATGAGGAAGAAATGGATATCATCGCATTTCAAAGATGGGTGGAGGAATTTTACGAAAAACGAAGCTGGTCACAGTATAATTCCTTTATTCGCTTAAATTTCTTAACTGAGGAAGTTGGGGAAGTTTCACGCGTTGTTCGCGCAATCGAAATCGGTCGTGATCGTCCTGATGAAGACGCGAAAACAGAAGAAGAGCTAAAACAAGAGTTAAAAGAAGAACTTGGTGATGTACTATCAAATCTTATTATTCTTTCACAAAAATATGATTTGGATTTGCAAGACATTATGGAAGCACACGTCACAAAGCTTTCGAAAAGGTTTGAACCATCTAAATGAGAATATTATCAATTATGATATAATATTCTTGTCACAATACTAAGGGGGATTTTATGTTATCTAAAAAATTGCACGACGCACTAAACGATCAAATGAACTTTGAGTTTTACTCTGCCCACGCTTATATGGCAATGGCTGCTTACTGTACAGCCGAAAGCTATGATGGATTTGCTAACTTTTTCCTTGTACAAGCTGAAGAAGAGCGTTTCCACGCAATGAAGCTTTACAACTACATTAATGACCGCGGTGAGCGCGCTATTATTACTGGATTTGATAATCCAAATAACAAATACGAATCTGTACTGAACGCTTTTGAAGTGGCACTTGAGCACGAGCGTGAAGTAACGAAACGCATTTATCACTTATCTGATATCGCTTGGGATGAGCGTGAGCATGCAACAATTACATTCTTAAAATGGTTCGTCGATGAGCAAGTAGAAGAAGAAGCTTCATTCGATAGCATCATCCAAAAATTAAAACGTATTACAAGCGATTCAAACGCACTATTTATGCTAGATGCTGAATTGGAAAAACGTACATTTACGGCTCCAGCTGAGTAATATTTCAATCACCTTAATGAATCTATTAAGGTGATTTTTTAATTTGTTCTTCTCTAAGCTGAATAAGCTTAGCCAAATCCTGCTTATAAATCCCTGAAACCTTTTCAACAAAATCACTCTCAGTAAAAGTACCATCTCCCTCTTCTACTATGTTCAAGTACCCATGTATAAATTTCAAAAATGCTCTAGCATCTTCTCCAGTTAAATAATTAATGTTCTCTACAATCTCATCAAACTCCCTTAAACTATCCCGTTCTTTCAACCTAATTCCCCCTCTCTTCATTATTTATCATAACAAAAAAGCCGTTCACCCTCTAAGTGAGGGATAAACGACTTCTTTATTATTTATTAAAGCATAACCCCAACGATAATCGCTGATAATATACTTACTAACGTTGCACCGTATACAAGTTTTAAACCGAATGATGATACAACGTTTGCTTGTTTGCCATCGATACTCTTCGTTGCACCTGCGATAATTCCGATAGATGAGAAGTTCGCAAATGATACAAGGAAGATAGATAAAATCCCTACTGTACGAGCTGATAAATCGCCAGCTACTTTTCCAAGGTCAAGCATTGCAACGAATTCGTTCGTTACTAATTTTGTTGCCATAATTTGTCCTGCTTGTAACATCTCTGATGTTGGAATACCCATTACGAATGCTAATGGTGAGAAGATATATCCTAAAATGCTTTGGAATGTGATTCCGAAAATTGAATCGAATACACCATTAATTGCTGTAATTAATGCTACGAAACCGATTAACATCGCCGCTACTGTTACAGCGATAGAGAAACCAAGCATAATATATTCGCCTAACATTTCAAAGAATGTTTGTTTCTTGTCTTCTTGTAATTCTAAAATATCGTCTTCTTCTTTTACTTCATATGGATTAATGATATGAACGATAATGAATCCACTGAATAAGTTTAATACAAGTGCTGTTACTACATATTTTGGATCAATCATTTTCATATAAGAACCGACGATTGACATCGATACTGTAGACATGGAAGATGCACAAAGTGTGTATAAACGATTTTTCGGTAATTTGCTTAGTTGATCTTTTACTGTAATGAATACTTCCCCTTGACCAACGATTGCAGCTGCTACCGCATTATATGATTCTAGTTTTCCTAAACCGTTCACTTTACTTAATAGGAAACCGACTGCACGAATGATAATCGGTAAAACTTTAATATGTTGCAGGATTCCGATTAATACTGCTAAGAAAATAATCG includes these proteins:
- a CDS encoding TIGR00730 family Rossman fold protein, which codes for MFAGSNLGERPEFKEQAIALGKMFVENDYELVYGGSCVGLMGEVANEVLRLGGRVTGVMPRGLFRGEIVHTGLTELIEVETMHERKAKMAELADAFIALPGGYGTFEELFEVVCWSQIGIHNKPVGLLNIKDFYGPILQMVERAAEEGFMNPSNKELIVSAETADKLIHEIQNYERPVLGTKWKQLS
- a CDS encoding MazG-like family protein → MDIIAFQRWVEEFYEKRSWSQYNSFIRLNFLTEEVGEVSRVVRAIEIGRDRPDEDAKTEEELKQELKEELGDVLSNLIILSQKYDLDLQDIMEAHVTKLSKRFEPSK
- a CDS encoding ferritin; this encodes MLSKKLHDALNDQMNFEFYSAHAYMAMAAYCTAESYDGFANFFLVQAEEERFHAMKLYNYINDRGERAIITGFDNPNNKYESVLNAFEVALEHEREVTKRIYHLSDIAWDEREHATITFLKWFVDEQVEEEASFDSIIQKLKRITSDSNALFMLDAELEKRTFTAPAE
- a CDS encoding NupC/NupG family nucleoside CNT transporter, yielding MKIVMFLVGLLVVFVLGFLISSDRKKIKYKPIALMLVIQLVLAYFLLNTKVGFVLVKGIADGFGSILKFAEAGVNFVFGGLANDGQAPFFLTVLLPIIFLAVLIGILQHIKVLPIIIRAVGFLLSKVNGLGKLESYNAVAAAIVGQGEVFITVKDQLSKLPKNRLYTLCASSMSTVSMSIVGSYMKMIDPKYVVTALVLNLFSGFIIVHIINPYEVKEEDDILELQEDKKQTFFEMLGEYIMLGFSIAVTVAAMLIGFVALITAINGVFDSIFGITFQSILGYIFSPLAFVMGIPTSEMLQAGQIMATKLVTNEFVAMLDLGKVAGDLSARTVGILSIFLVSFANFSSIGIIAGATKSIDGKQANVVSSFGLKLVYGATLVSILSAIIVGVML